The genomic stretch GCGCGAGCTAAGGCGTGGTTTGTTGGTGTGCATTCTTTCAGCGGCCTGCCAGTCAACTAGTGGGCGGAGCGTGGCGCAGATCGAGGCAGCGAGCGAGGCAAGCGACGGGCAGATAGCTGTGGTGGAGCCGAGGAGAGAGGTAAACAGCAGGATGAGGCGACTAGGGGTGGCGGTGCTGGCCGCGTGCTGGACACTGCCCTTCATGTTATTAGCACAGGTGAGTCACGTGATCGCATGCGCCTGCACGCCACACCTTTGGATATACTAGCATTTCCTAAGCTAGCAGCTGCTAGCCTCCAGTTTGATGGGGTGTAGGGGACAAATAacgtgttgttttgttttctgcctCATTCTTGTAGAGCGGCTTGCCTTCATGGCAAGCGACCGGCGTAACGTTTGTTGTTATCTTGTGTTTAGCTTAGGTGCAATGCACGTGCATGTTATTAATCTTTGGCTACTTGTCTTTTCTTCCCTACCGGGTCTGTGTGGACTGCTgcaacccaccaccaccaccctcatcCGCCTTGTGCCAACTCGACCATGCATCATCAGGTGAGGGGAAGTGGAGTATTCGAACTGAACCTACAGTCCTTTCGCAACGAGAAGGGCGTCAACGTGGATGGTAACTGTTGCAACGGCTATCGTTCGGAGGGTGTGTGTTCGGCTACCTGCAGGACGTTTTTCCGGGTGTGTCTGACCCACTATCAGGCCGCCATCGCTACGGAGCCGAACCCAACTTGTACTTTTGCGGACTACACGACGCCTGTTGTGGCCGAGAACAGCGTAAATTTTTCTGTGAGAACGGATTTACCAATGAGCAACCCCATGCGTTTTCGCATCGAGGAATATTCTTGGCCGGTGAGTTGATGTTATTTGTAGGTGCCACCATTACGGCATAGGctcttgcagcagcagcagcagctacagcagcagcagcaggaggtcTTGTTTAGTTTGTGGATGTTCACTCGTGTGGAGAGTTCTTAATGTTTTATTAGTAGTTATCGTGAAAAAGGCAAATTCTGTctacacgcgcgcacacacacacactgacatacgcACACACCCCTTACACGCTGTAGTCTTCCTTGCCCTATTTTTAAACGCACCTTCAGCTGCGTTATTTTTGGCCTCTCACCTGCCTCCTGGTTGCCAAGGGAGCCGTAGGAAACGGGACGGGGAGCGCAGTCAAGGCAGCAGCGTTGTTCCTGTAGGTACGGGTGCGGTGGTTTGACTGCACTGTGGAGAACTCGGGTGTAATTTCAGCCGGGTAGACTAGAGCCATGTTGCTTTTCCATCCGCGGCCGTGTACTGAAGGTGTCCTTATGAATCATCAGTGCCGGTATGCATAACTCTAATGCATATATTAAATCCCccccaccctacacacacacatcgctgTCATTATCTTCTATATCCGTCAGCCTGTCTCCCATTCCTTCTCCCAGCTCCTACCCCCAGCACTATCGGATATTCTCTTGCATGTTCTTCAAGCGTCCCTGTTTCAGCACATTACACTGCATGTAGTGTAGTAGACGCTGGTGAAACTACAATACTGTTGTGGTCTGGGAATAAGCAGGTACAGAGGATGTGTGAGATGTCACCACAGGGGAAAGAAGAGGGTCTTGGGGATTTGTTGTGACAACATTGCTTTAGACAGACCTGCTTCCTGCCGTGTGCAACTGATATCCATGAAGTTTCATTATGCTTAGGACCACATTGAAAAATGTTGTCAATTTGATTGAAAACGCTTTCGGAATTGTTACCTGTGTGATGTACATCCTACTGGACTgggagagaaaagacaatggAAGGACAGCGTGTGGTGTGGCAGCCACAGCCTGTGTCGACATTGATGTAGGAGAATGTGACCGAGGGCTCTGCGATTGACTGAAGCTGCTTTACTTTACGAGAGCGTGTGTACCAAGCAGTGCACGTcgcagtgtgtttgtgtgaagaaCCACAGGCCCCACGACAGCTGTGTATGCATCAGCTGCTTCTTCGTATCCCACAAGTTCTTGACACGTGCGGAGAGGTACAGGCCAAGATAGGCCGCAAAGAGAGACAGATGgtagacttttttttcccctcggaCATGTCGTGGAGCATGCTGGGCTTTTGGAGAAGGAACAGTGGCGGCAGCGGACAAACAGCGAGAAACAACTCTCTGCCCTCACCCGCCATCTCACCAGGGGAGAGAGTCTGAGAGTGTGTACACGAGCTGGCACGCTGGAAGCAGTTGGCACGGCTATACAACGGCTACGTTACGTTGCTCTATCTTTTGGACAACAACTGCAGCCCATCGTACGATGTGTTTACAGGTTTCGTTGGCGAGGGCTTACCTGGTCTTGGCAAGAACAGCTCTGGTGTAGATCTGCCTTATCTGCCATGGACTCGGAACTCTATTTCTTGCAGCCTTTTTGATTTTCCCGGGACTCTGTGCTCCAGTTGGATTTTTTCCTCGCCTTTGCCCAAGAATTCACTTCTTCGCGGGTCACTTGAACCTTGAGTATTGCTACACGTGTTTCGGCATATAATTACAGCTTTCTGGACAACACGGTGTGGAAGTATTAATTGAGAGTAGAAACATGCAGAGTAGAATTACTTGTTGCTGGAAGTGTATGGGGGTGGAGATGGGGGGATGATAGAACAATCTTGTGCTCAGAAGAAAGGAACTGCAATCATCAGGCAATACATTCCTAATGTTGCGACGCCTGCCATCCAGCTCTGTGAATACGGAGAGTGAGATCGTCTGAAAGCaaatgagtcacgtgacagagggagtcTCGGGCCGTATCCGGATTGTACAGAAGCCAAGAACCGAAGAGGATGACACTGCTGATGAAAtcctgacattttaaaaagtatttttaaggaTCTGCTAGTTTCTGCGCTTGTGCACTTTTTGACCCCAGATTACTCCGAGCGTTTCCTTGCCATGAAGAGGGATGAAGAAGCGGAAAGGCAAGACAACTCCACTGTCCTCAAGCACCGGACATGGGTATGGAGATAACTGGACACGGACCCGCTATGGGACCTTTGTGTATCTGCTCCCAGAGAAGGGTGTGAAGGATGTCGGACGTGTTGACTGCTTGATGTCGCGCGTGGCTTGCTGAGCGTGAACGCTGGTGAAGACAGCCATGAAGGTCATGTTGCCGGAGTGATGGCCCCTAGGTCGTGTCACAGCAAGCCCAGGGtggggggggtgggtgggtttcgTACCCTGGCGGGAAAAAACCAGGGCAAGAACGCATAATGTGTGGGTGGCGGATTTCGTTACAGAGAAGGAGACGCTGTAAGGTTATTAGAGAAAATCCAGGCTGGATGCGACAACAGGTTGGGGCGGTCTGTGTTGATGTGTAAGGGTTACACAGGtaagccaacagcagccaacctAGGCATCGATCAGCACAAGGTGAACTGCTAGTCATGGAGCAGATTgagcacacatgcacgcgcctGTGTACAGACCAGGAAGACAAGGAAAGACGAGTAGGGAGGGGGACTGTTGTGGAGCCTGTTGGACGTTTGTTTTTCAATAAGCGGCGACTGTTTTGCCGCCGAAGATTTATTTTCCTCCTGTGTTCAGGAGTGTTGAACCGTTGAGTATTGGGGAAAAGCACACAGTCATACACACGTCTGTACACTCAGTCATTGACATACACGCCAGTTAGAGCGGAGACTAGCAGGCGGGTAAGAGAGAAACACGAGGAGGGCTGTCTTAAAGGAAGAGGGGTGGAAATGAGAGAAGCCGATGAAAGTTGCAACCAATCGATGACCGGAAAACATGGCTAACTGCATGCCGGCGTCTCCATGGTGATGTAAACACTGGTCTTGCCGGGCATCATGGTGCTGAGCTGGGGACGGCCTGACTTACTTGGGCCACAGGCAGTTGTTGTTGATACACAGGACGGCAGTACAGCGCCTGTAATATCGATAAAAATAGTGCTGAAAATTAATTATGGAGGTGTGTATGATGTTTGTTCAGAGTTAGTATGTATGGCAGTGGGAaggcttggttttttttaatttgtgtgagaaagaaagaaactgaggcAAATAGAATGAGGTAGGTAGTTTTACTTGTTTGGGAAGTTGGTGGGGTGCTGATGTGCTATAGTTAAAACAGCAAAGAGATTTCTAAGAAGATAAATTTTATGACTGTTACAGTTGAAGAAATTGATTTTGACATTTACTGTCTATCACATCATCTCTTTTTCATTGAgatgtttttggttttgggaGTGGGGTGCTGTAAGGGGGGTTACCTCAGGgaattaaaattgtttcctgTTTCCTCAGGGGGATTTTTCACTGATCATTGAGGCCTGGCATGACACAACTTTAACAGGACCTACAACTGGTAAGTACAGTTTCATTCATCTTTCACACGCTCATACAGTGAAGGCAATGTAGACTACCCATTTCAGTAGTGCCTCGGTATTAGAGACTACATAAATTATCTAATTTTTATGTGGATTGATATGTCTAGAGGCAGGTCAGGCATCACACTGGAGTATCACACCTTCATGGTGTTAATCTTAATAGTAAACATTCCATCGTTACTGCCCTGTATTGGGATCATTGCAGTGATACAGTCATCCTCATTCACATTTAGCACTAGTATctgaaaaaaacgaaaaaaactaCTTCAAGCGAAAAATGGTTGAGTTCAGGGTATGCTCAGGGTAGATTACAGTCTTGGGGGGCTTGGGGTAGGGCTTCCCTTAAAGGATGCTAGAAGAGATGTTGTGCGAGTGCATGGCACAAGAGTGTCCTGACATGTGGCGAGTGGTTCATGAAGCACACTGTAGGTCCCTGAGTGATGTATGCAGATAAGGAGATAACAAAGTAAGTTGCAGCAAATCTTAAGGCTACATTCTGTTCGCAGACTAGTGTTGTGGGTATAACAAAGACCTGTGAGTAGACTAGTGTAGGTTTAATGAAAAATACCTGTCTGTGAGTAGACTGATGTAATACGATAAATACCTGTGAGTAGACTGCTGTAATAGGTTTAGTGATAAATACCTGTCTGTGAGTCGACTAGTGTAATTGTATAATAGCGACCAATACCCAAAGTGTCCAGCTGGCTCATAAGCGGAGGTTTGAGGGAGGGGGATTGGCAACACCTTGTCCATTTCTTCAGTGACACACAGGCAACATCTGCCAACTGCACACAGGCTGCAGTTCAAACCAGTAACGAATATTGGGTTAGAGTAGGCCAACGTGCAAGAGGGTTACATACAGCGGGCATCTGTGTGCAACAGGGGAAAAGTCAGTGTAAAGTGTAGATTCTGATGGTGGAAATTAGTGACACAGGTGAAACGCATGCTGTATGAAGAATGTCAGGCTATAAGCGGGTTACACAACACCAAATGTCAGCTTTTGCATCACAGCTGCGGAGTTGGCTGCTAGTGTTTGAGCCCATGAGTAGATGATATCAATGAAGCAAGTTTACCACAAAAGATAGTGCACGCTAAAAGTCGGAAGTTTGTTGTGGACGAAGTCAAACGGTTTGCCGCAAGCTGCAGCAACCCTGTGTATGTCCGGCAGGCGAATGCACTCCACACAAAGCTGTTAGAGGGAGGGGCAGGCGATACCCGTGCCCGGTGCTGTTGGTGCCTCTCGTTAGCCCCACCCTGCACGTCGATTCTCCCGTCCACTTAAGGCCGGTCCCGGCGGAAGCGGGAAGTGTCCTGACAGGTTGCTTAGAAACGAGCGCCATCTTGCGTAACGGAGTCTTCACCGGCAGCACGCTTGCTTGTGCGCTTGCTTGGCGGGAGGCTAGCTGGCCGGCCAGTGCTGACAG from Pomacea canaliculata isolate SZHN2017 linkage group LG8, ASM307304v1, whole genome shotgun sequence encodes the following:
- the LOC112570375 gene encoding delta-like protein 1; translated protein: MRRLGVAVLAACWTLPFMLLAQVRGSGVFELNLQSFRNEKGVNVDGNCCNGYRSEGVCSATCRTFFRVCLTHYQAAIATEPNPTCTFADYTTPVVAENSVNFSVRTDLPMSNPMRFRIEEYSWPGDFSLIIEAWHDTTLTGPTTGSPRELISRLAVQRSASAGADWYNSRYATRSTELWYSYRFVCEDNYYGARCEDLCRPRDDQFGHYYCSDNGTKICKDGWQGEYCDRGE